acaaattgatccgtaaaaatgaaaaagtacttttttttccccaaaaaattattttggcctcaattttttattttcccaagggtaacaggagaaattggaccccaaatgttgttgtccagtttgtcctgagtacgatgataccccatatgtgggggtaaaccactctttgggcgcacggcagggctcggaagggaaggcacgccatttggctttttgaatggaaaattagctccaatcattagcggacaccatgtcgcgtttggagagcccctgtgtgcctaaacattggagctcccgcacaagtgaccccattttggaaactagacctcccaaggaactaacctagatgtgtggtgagcactttgaacccccaagtgcttcacagaagtttataacgcagagccatgaaaataaaaaatattttttcttttctcaaaaatgattttttagcccacaattttttattttcccaagggtaacaggagaaattggaccccaaaagttgttgtccagtttctcctgagtacgctgataccccatatgtgggggtaaaccactgttttggcacacgtcggggttcggaagggaagtagtgacgttttgaaatgcagactttgatggaatgctctgcgggcgtcaggttgctttttcagagcccctgatgtgcctaaacagtaggaactccccacaagtgactccattttggaaactagacccccaagggaacttatctagatgtgtggtgagcactttgaacccccaagtgcttcacagaagtttataactcagagccgtgaaaataataaatgtgtttcctttcctcaaaaatatttttttagcccagaattttttatttttgcaagagtaacaggagaaattggacccaaaagttgttgtccagtttctcctgagtacgctgataccccatatatgggggtaaaccactgtttgggcacatgccgggggtcggaagggaagtagtgacgttttggaatgcagactttgatggaatggtctgcgggcatcatgttacgtttgcagagcccctgatatgcctaaacagtagaaaccccccacaagtgaccccattttggaaactagatcccccaaggaacttatctagatgtgtggtgagcatgttcaacccccaagtgcttcacagaagtttacaacgcagagccgtgaaaataaaaaatcatttttctttcctcaaaaaagatgttttagcaagcaattttttattttcacaagggtaacaggagaaattgggccccaatatttgttgcccagtttgttgtgagtgtgctggtaccctatatgtgggggtaaaccactgtttgggcacacgtcagggctcggaagggaagtagtgacatttgaaatgcagactttgatggaatggtctgcgggcatcacattgcatttgcagagcccttgatgtgcctaaacagtagaaacaccccacaagtgaccccattttggaaactagacccccgaaggaacttatctagatgtgtggtaaccactttcaacccccaagtgcttcacagaagtttataacgcagagccgtgaaaataaaaaataattgttctttcctcaaaaattatgttttagcaagtaattttttatttttgcaagggtaacaggagaaattggaccccaacagttgttgcccagtttgtcctgagtacgctggtaccccaaatgtgggggtaaaccactgtttgggcgcacgtcggggcttggaagggagggagcaccatttgactttttgaacgcaagattggctggaatcaatggtggcgccatgttgcgtttggagacccctgatgtgcctaaacagtggaaacccctcaattctaacttcaacactaaccccaacacacccctaatcctaatcccaactgtagccataaccctaatcacaaccctaaccgcaacacacccgtaaccctaattccaaccctaatcctaaccctaatcccaaccctaaccctaatcccaaccctaaccacaactgtaaccccaacgcacccctaaccctatccgtaaccctaaccacaagcctaatcttaaccctatttccaaccctagccctaattccaaccctaactctaattccaaccctaaccctaaggctatgtgcccacgttgcggattcgtgtgagatttttccgcacgatttttgaaaaatctgcaggtaaatggcactgcgttttacctgcagatttccagtgtttttttgtgcggatttcacctgcggattcctattgaggaacaggtgtaaaacgctgcggaatccgcacaaagaattgacatgctgtggaaaatacaacgcagcgtttctgcacggaattttccgcaccatgggcacagcggatttggttttccataggtgtacatggtactgtaaacctgatggaaaactgctacgaatttgcagcggccaatccgctgcggatccgcggccaatccgctgcggatccgcggccaatccgctgcggatccgcggccaatccgctgcggatccgcggccaatccgctgcggatccgcagccaaatccgcactgtgtgcacatgccgtaaccctaaccctaccgctaaccctacccataaccctaaccctacccctaaccctacccctagttctaaccctagttctaaccctaaccctagtggaaaaagaaaaaaaaatattttctttattttattattgtccctacctatgggggtgataaaggggggggtttatttattattttttttattttgatcgctgtggtagaacctaccacagcgatcaaaatgtactttgtaatgaatctgctggccggcagattcggcgggtgcactgagcatgcgcccgccattttggaagatggcggcgcccatgatggaggcggacggggaccgggagcctaggtaagtataagggggggggggagatcggggcacggggggggtgtcggagcacgggggggtgacataggagcagggggggagcgggcaggaggacgggggagcggagcacaggacggaggggaccggaccccataacggagcactgggggggcgatcggtggggtgggggggggtcacttcaggttttccagccatggccgatgatattgcagcatcggccatggctggattgtaatatttcaccagttttttaggtgaaatattacaaatcgctctgaatggcagtttcactttcaacagccaatcagagcgatcgtagccacgggggggtgaagccaccccccctgggctgaagtaccactccccctatccctgcagaacgggtgaaatcggaattaaccctttcacccgctctgcagcgacgcgatcattccatgacgccacataggcgtcatgggtcggattggcacgggttttcatgacgcctacgtggcgtcatgggtcgggaaggggttaaggaagtgGTCAGGTGTACTTGCGCGGCCAGGCCCCATCTAATTTAATACTATAAGACACAGCAACTTTTTagctggaacttttttttttattggtagCACTACACTACTTACTGAAGTTCTGTGATCCTGGTTCCATTTAGTCGTCTTCGATGAATACTAACTTTTGTCAGCCATCATTATTAGTGTTCTCATATAGATTCAGCTCTACATTCTGCATATACTATGTAATTATTAGATCTAAATGACTATCCTCAATTCTATTTCATTTGTGGAGCTCAGTGTCCAATTTGTCTTTGCAAAGCATACTGCTCATTGTAGAGGCTCTTCTTTGGGTAAAAGTAAGGTCCTAAATAGACGGCATTTGTCTTTCATATCCATATTCCCCAATAGAATCCATAGGCTAGAGTTGTCTTATTTGGAGAAATTTTAAAACCTTTATTAATATAATGCCATAAACCCAGGGGATACATCAACAAAAGACATTTATATTATGTTCATAGTGAAAGTGACAGCAGCCACCAAGGCCGCCAGCTTGGCTATTCATTGATCTCCCCTAAATGTATGTGGACTCCAGAACACATTAGAGCCTCTCACTGCTGTTTGTTTCACTCTTCATGGTCAGAGTGCAGAAATTCCGGCCATCTCCTCCACTTTAGCCCAgattaattgcagaaaaaaagaagaaaggatCCCCGTTCTTCAGATCATTGGTGGTCCCAATGGTCTTGAGCGCAAGTCAGTCATGAATGTCTTTTGTTGAAATACCTCTAAAATGGAGTCATGGGTTTTTACATGTTTATTTTTTGAATTGGTGGTGGACTCCGCACGAATACTTTAGTTTAAATGCTGTTTCTTTATTGTTTAAtctatacttttatttattttagtgAAAGGCTAAAGTTGGTGAAGAAGTGTGATGTTATACCAGGACAATGGAACTGAAGCAGCCCAAGCCACAGTCTTATGTTCAATTAGTTATGAGAAGTCGAGAAACATTGGTCAATCTGACCAGAAATGTCAAGTGTTTGCTTGACAATTTACTCGACCATGGATATTTTTCCCCTGAAGATTCAGAAATCGTCTTACAATTTTCTACAAGGGCGGACCAGGCAAGTTCTGACACCTGTTAaaacaagtgtttttttttgttttttttttactttctatacAGAGATGAGATCAGCACCCTGGATTTATAGCTCGGTGTTTAGTTTTTGTCGGAGTTATCTTAAGGGTAATTCTTCCTAAATTAATTTTTAATGTAGGTGATGGGTTAGACTATGACATCATAGGTGGTTATTGGTTGGAATTATCATAGGTCTTTTTGGGGGAGGTTTGCTGCTATTTCACCTGTTTACCATCATATAACGCTTGCGATGAACCATTGATTTCACTCAATACTTTTTAGATACAATTTCCTGTTACACGGAACTCGTCACCTTGGAAAACACCATTTACCTGTAGATATACGGTTAATCTGCAGATATATAAAGACTTTATAGTGTTATCACTACAGATTCACAACCATTTCTGTCTCCCCATCCTGCTACACCCCATTCATTTCTTCTTAATGCGAGTTTATGATGTACAGTGAGGTCACACCGGCAGTCGGTGATTGTTCTACCTAGTCAAGAGTCATCACCAAGAATGACTGGTCAAGTCATTACATTGTCAACAAGACGGAGGGTTTTAAGCAGCAATTGCCTCTTATATTGGAGTTGTACCGGCTTCGGTACTTCTCCTAGGACATGCTCTGTATTGCATAGTGCATTGTCTGTCTGTTTTTGATTAATACAAATCATAGTAGCCTTAAAATTCTCATATATAGTTGAATGATTTTCTGTAAGCTACTCCAATAGATGTGGACCACATATTGTCTATTACAGGAAATGCAATGATCTAAAATATGAAACATTTATTTTCCTACAGGTTCGCCAGATCCTTGACCTGGTACAAAGTAAGGGGGAGGAAGCTGCTGAGTGTTTTATATATGTCCTTTATAAAGTGCCTGATGCTTACTTTGATCTGAACCCTTGGTTATCAGAAATTAATTTTCAACCTTCAGAACAAATACAGAGTTTACATATTAGGAACAATGACCCTGGTAGGAATTTCTTCTTATGCACTTGAGCCAGTTATTGTGTACAGTGACTCATGATTAATGACTTGCGTGACTTTTTGTGACTTGCACTAAGTGAACGGATTTTCATCTTGTTTGAATATATtgagtagtgatttttttttaaattctaatgTAAAAAGCAAAACTATATCAACTGAGAAGCTTGCATGTTAAATGTAGTGGAAACTAAATATAAAGATggcacattaaggccatgtgcacacgctgcggattccattgcggaattttccgcagcggatttgataaatccgcagggcaaagccGCTgaggtttttcctgcggatttatcgcggtttctattgcggattccgctgcgggtttacacttgcagttttctattggagcaggtgtaaacccgcagcggaatccgcacaaagaattgacatgctgcggaatgtaaaccgctgcgtttccacgctgttttttccacagcatgtgcactgcggattttgtttcccatgggtttacattatactgtaaacgcatgggaaactgctgcggacccgcagcaaaatccgcagcgtgtgcacatacccttagggtatctgCACACATGTTTTTCAGGCTGACTCTGTTCCAAAATCTGAAAAAGCAATGACTCAAAAGAATGAACGTATGCATTTcaatgtaaaaacaacttgctgttaATATGTTTAGTCTTTTGTTCGTGCTTCAGGTTTACAAAGTCGCCAAAAAAGTTAAGTGGTGagctgaccattcttcaggcattTTCTTCTCTGAAGCTGCTCTATACCAGGCCTGTACAGCATACAGCTCGCGGGCCGCTTGCACTTCGTCAAAGGGTTTCCTGTGGTCCAATGAGCTGTCTGTTTTTCAAATGTTAGAACAAACAAAAAATTAGGCGTAACAGCTCAAATAAGGTTAAAGGAGTGTGTATATAGTAGTATATAATAACGTGTACGTCCCAAAAAGTTGAATGACAGACAATTTGAAACTTGAGAAACCACCAGACATGGATTGAGATGAATGGATATAGGACAAAaggttatgattagtgatgagcaaatatactcgttactcgagatttcccgagtattttttagtgctcggagatttcgttttcctcgcctcagctgaatgatttacatctgttagccagcttgattgcatgtggggattccctagcaaccaggcaacccccacatgtacttatgctggctaacagatgtaaatcattcagctgaggcaatgaaaacctaaatctccgagcactaaaaaatactcggaggtctcgcgtaacgagtatattcgctcatcactagttatgatgtAAAACCTCTTTATTAAACAGTGGGTGGCAATAATTGGCACTGTGTGCAACAGAGTGCGCACAGAAGTACGATTATTCAGTATAAAAacattaaggctgtgttcacacgttgcagattattcgcggttttttcgcggtttttccctataaaaacgctataaaaccgcaaataatctgcttatattatgcatcctatcatttttaatgaattctgcactttttgtacacatgatgcgtttttttccgcggtaaaaacgcatcgcggtaaaaaacgcagcatgttcattaattttgcggtttttttgcggatttcccacttaaaatgcattgggaagtgtccagaaaaaaccgcggcaaaaacgcgtcaaaaccgcggcaaaaacgcacgcggttttcttgcggatttcttgcagaaaatgtccggaattctccagaattttctgcaagaaatcctgaacgtgtgcacatagcctaaaaacagGATTTGTACACAATGGTATAtacagtaccgtattttccggcgtataagacgactgggcgtataagacgaccccccaactttaccagttaaaatataaaatcttcttaaaagtcgggggtcttcttatacaccctatgtcgtcttatagggccggtgaatatgtgccttttggggggggggggggggggagtgatcctgatgacgagggggcgtctcacaggaaagtgagtatcccccattaccttatcgtagcggtgcagcgtgggggtctcagtgctgggagtggcggcggcggcggctgctgtgctctggtgcggcggctgctgtgctctggtgcggcggctcctcttctgtgtggggcctctgtgctgtgcggtggcggcggcatatctttatccagttggggctcctccggcatctccttagccctggaggccccgccgcaactccatcggtgcaatgcagcggccattttcccggaggcagctcaataggtgcgatgcggtggcctccgggaaaatggccgctgctcagattcagatctcgtcccgaaatctcgggacacgagatctgaatctgagcagcggccattttcccggaggccaccacattgcaccgatggagttgcggcggggcctccagggctaaggagatgccggaggagccccaactggataaagatacgccgctgccgccgccacctcacagcacagaggccccacacagaagaggagccgccgcaccagaacacagccgctcccagcactgacacccccacgctgcaccgctaggataaggtaatggggattactcactttcctgtgagacgccccctcgtcatcaggatcactccccctccccacccaccatatacaccggcgtacaagtcgattcccggcgtataagacgacccccgacttttaagaagattttcgggggttaaaaagtcgtcttatacgccggaaaatacggtaaattaaTTCAAAAGGGGATCACAGAAAATTTCTGTGGTCCCCAAGGTGGTAAAATCAATAATTTTATTATAAAATTATTGATTTTACCACCTTACTTTTTCTGTGGTACCCTTTTGAATTAATTTATAATTTGAGTCTTTTATAAGTGGCATTCATTGTAATTAATATTTAACTTCTTGTATCTTCCAGTTACGTTATATAGCAAGAAGCTCAAACAAGAGTTGTGCAGTGATTCCAAATTTGTGAAGTCCTACTCTCTAGAAGAGGAGTTGATGCTCCAAGAAACTTATGTTAATGGAGTTATGGAATTAATTAgtgacagaaatgaaaatatgGGACAATTGAATGATCTTGGTTCTTTGTTTGATGACATTGGGGTGATCAATGAAGAAGGAGAAACTACGTTCATCTATGGTGATGCTGGCATGGGAAAGACTCTTCTGATCCAAAAACTACAGAATATGTGGGCAAAAGGAGAATGTTACACTAATGTTAAATTTTTCTTTAGATTTCGCTGTCGGACATTTGTCTTTTTTAATACTGACACCGTGCTTTCTCTAAAAGACTTACTGTTCAGATACAACTGCCATCCAGATCATGATCCAGACGAAGTCTTTCGATATATTTTAACATTTCCCGAGAGTGTAATGTTCACTTTTGATGGCTTTGATGAAATGCATTCCAGTTTTGACCTAAACAACATTCCAGAAGTTTCCCTACCTACAGACACTGTACACCCTGCAGCATTATTCATGCATTTGCTGAGTGGAAAATTGTTGAAAGGATCAAGGAAAGTCTTAACAGCAAGAACTGGTTGTCAGGTGTCAGGAAAATTTGTTCGGAAGAGAATTATGCTTCGTGGCTTTAGGACGGATAACCTATTGGAGTATACTAATTTATTCTTCAAGGAACCCAGTGTTCAGATGCGTGTTGTAAGTCACTTAAATGCCAACCACAATTTTAGTAGTTTGTGTTCCATCCCCCTTTTCTGCTGGATAATATTTAAGTCTTATGAACATTTTCACTTTATAAATGAGAGTCCTGAGTTTTCCACCAGGTCTGTAACACTTACGGATATATTCTTACTCATAGTTGAAGTTTACTTGAATTTATCTACCAAAGGAACCAACACACCTCAGGCTGAAACTTACAAGAGGGGTAAAGAGACGTTACTGTTGATAGGTAAACTTGCCTATGATGGAATGGACAACTCCCGCTTTGTTTTTGATAATGCCACCATCACCTCTTTAAAGATCCCAGAGCAAGATCTCAAGTTGGGTTTCCTCCGAACTGTGAAAAATTACAATGGAGGTGAAGAAAATAGCTCTTTTGAATTTTTCCATGTGACTCTTCAGTCGTTCTTTACCGCCTTATTTCTTGTGATCGATAGTAGGACTAGTACCACAGATCTGCTGAAGTATTTTGGTCATTGTGCACACTCCCAACATGAGGAGGTTTCAGGCAATCTGATTTTGTGTGTCTGTGCAAAGAAGCACAAGCAGGGAGATCCTTTTGCTAATAATGATCACTTACAATTCATCAACCTCTTTCTCTGCGGGTTACTTTCAAAACCGAAACAAGTTCTCTTAAGACATCTAGTGCCATCTTCAATCTTGAAAGTAAAGAGAAAAGCTCTTAAGCAACAGCTTTTTAGAAGTGTTAAATTTCACTTAAAAAACCTGCCCCGCTCAAAGTTTATGGGATACAATCGTGTCCACGCGTTGACTCACTTTATCTGGATGGCACGATGCATATGTGAGACCCGGTGTGAGAAGGTGGGGAAACTGGTAGCCAAAGGAATATGTGCAGATTACATTAAGCTAAGCTTCTGTGGGGCCTCTTCTTCTGATTGTGGTGCCATCTCCTTTCTACTGAATCAGTACCCGAAACAAATTGCTTTGGAACTGGACAATAACAATATAAATGATTATGGAGTGAAAGAACTTATACCATGCTTCAGAAAACTCACTGTGGTTCGGTAAGAAGTcttatatttttattctttaaatTTTGGAGTAGACCTTCTTCATAAAGTTCTGTTTAAACCACATTTGGCCATACAATTGTCATTATAGGGTGAGATATTTTtagtatattgttttttttataacaCAAGTCAATACCAGGTGTATCCAAATGTATGGATATATTTTTGCATTGAATGATTTTATCTGAAGAAAAGGCAAATCCCTtccccttaaaaagaaaaaatgtatagTTCTATCACTTTTTGGTAAATCTTCTTTGTCTTCAAACATCTGAAAAAGAAGAGACGCTAGTTGTGATCCTTACCGTAAAGCGTGTTAGATTATTTGTTTTGATGTATACCCTCGTAAAATCATGATCATCCTACAACTAAtgtccctcatatatatatattagacaagaGTCAGCCAAAGCTACCATTATCGGAGGGCTTGGCCAACAGTGTATGGGGGCCTTCCAATTCTTCCCCAAAGGAGATTGGCAGCAGTTCTCTCATAGCCAAGtactcctgtgtatggaggagagACAGCTGGTGGCCAAATAATGGTTCAGCTGGCATTTATTTATCATGTATTGGGGACAGTGCATTTAGAATGACTAATAATTGGGATCAAGTGTTCCTAGGAACACTTTTCCCGATGAGTCTAAACAGACCACCGATCACCCTActaatgagcaaaatgctcattggTTAGGTGAAAATTTTTTAAGGTTGCTTAActccttcacgaccttgggattttccatttttgtttgtttttcactccccttcttcccagagccataacatttttatttttctgtcaataaggccaggtgagggtttattttttgcagaacgagttgtacttttgaaggacaccattgattttacaaaGCATAaagttccaagtgcgttgaaattacaATAAAAGTACAATTCTACAATTGTTGTTttggggtttgtttgttttttaccatgttcactaaatgctaaatctgacctgccaatatgattctccaggtcattacgagttcacagatgcCAAACATGCTTTTTGTGGTAGATAtgctgttttgatcacctgttattgcattttattttaatgttgcagcgaccaaaaaaaagtaattctggctttttgatttttttttcctcattccacccgtggctgttagaggcacatgacagctgatcaaatcatctGTGGGTATTTCCATAATTGTATTGACCCATAGAATAAGGTTAACATGTCAGTTTaccctgtgtgcagaattattaggcaagttgtattttgatcacatactTTTtaaacatgttgtcctactccaagctgttcaggcttgagagccaactaccaattaagtaaatcaggtgatgtgcatctctgtaatgaggaggggtgttgtctaatgacatcaaaaccctatataaggtgtgcttaattaataggcaacttccttttctttggcaaaatgggtcagaagagagatttgacgggctctgaaaagtccaaaattgtgagatgtcttgcagagggatgcagcagtcttgaaattgccaaacttttgaaacgtgatcactgaacaatcaagcatttcatggcaaatagccaacagggtcgcaagaagcatgttgggcaacaaaggtgcaaaataactgctcatgaattgaggaaaatcaagcgtgaagctgccaagatgccatttgccaccagttttgccatatttcagagctgcagcgttactggagtaacaaaaagctcaaggtgtgcgatactcagggacatggccaaggtaaggaaggctgaaaaaccaccacctttgaacaagaaacataagataaaacgtcacgactgggccaagaaatatcttaagactgacttttcaaaggttttatggactgatgaaatgagagtgactcttgatgggccagaggctggatcaggaaagggcagagagctccactctgactccagcaaggtggaggtggggtactggtatgggccggtatcatcaaagatgaacttgtgggaccttttcgggttgaggatggagtgaagctcaactcccagacctactgcctgtttatggaagacaacttcttcaagcagtggtacaggaagaagtcggtatcgttcaagaaaaacatgattttcatgcaggacaatgctccatcacatgcctccaactactccacagcgtggcttgccagtaaaggtctcaagaaaaaataatgacatggcccccttgttcacctgatctgaaccccatagagaacctgtggtccctcataaaaagtgagatctacagggagggaaaacagtccacctctcggaacagtgtctgggaggctgtggtggctgctgcacgcaatgttgatcaaaaacagatcaagcaactgacagaatctatggatggaaggctgctgagtgtcatcataaagaaaggtggttaTATTGGCCACTAATTTTttggtgttttgtttttgcatgtcagaaatgtttttctaaattttgtgcagttatattggtttacctggtgaaaataaacaagtgagatgggaatatatttggtattcattaagttgcctaataattctgcacagtaatagttacctgcacaaacagatatcctcctaagatagccaaatctaaaaaaaacccactccaa
This is a stretch of genomic DNA from Ranitomeya variabilis isolate aRanVar5 chromosome 6, aRanVar5.hap1, whole genome shotgun sequence. It encodes these proteins:
- the NOD1 gene encoding nucleotide-binding oligomerization domain-containing protein 1, with the protein product MELKQPKPQSYVQLVMRSRETLVNLTRNVKCLLDNLLDHGYFSPEDSEIVLQFSTRADQVRQILDLVQSKGEEAAECFIYVLYKVPDAYFDLNPWLSEINFQPSEQIQSLHIRNNDPVTLYSKKLKQELCSDSKFVKSYSLEEELMLQETYVNGVMELISDRNENMGQLNDLGSLFDDIGVINEEGETTFIYGDAGMGKTLLIQKLQNMWAKGECYTNVKFFFRFRCRTFVFFNTDTVLSLKDLLFRYNCHPDHDPDEVFRYILTFPESVMFTFDGFDEMHSSFDLNNIPEVSLPTDTVHPAALFMHLLSGKLLKGSRKVLTARTGCQVSGKFVRKRIMLRGFRTDNLLEYTNLFFKEPSVQMRVVSHLNANHNFSSLCSIPLFCWIIFKSYEHFHFINESPEFSTRSVTLTDIFLLIVEVYLNLSTKGTNTPQAETYKRGKETLLLIGKLAYDGMDNSRFVFDNATITSLKIPEQDLKLGFLRTVKNYNGGEENSSFEFFHVTLQSFFTALFLVIDSRTSTTDLLKYFGHCAHSQHEEVSGNLILCVCAKKHKQGDPFANNDHLQFINLFLCGLLSKPKQVLLRHLVPSSILKVKRKALKQQLFRSVKFHLKNLPRSKFMGYNRVHALTHFIWMARCICETRCEKVGKLVAKGICADYIKLSFCGASSSDCGAISFLLNQYPKQIALELDNNNINDYGVKELIPCFRKLTVVRLSVNQITDEGVKVLAEELTKHKVIKFLGLYKNLITDHGAKHVAKIILECPLLKYLKLGYNRFSAEGGRRIAQALQRSISVCDVGMWGNRIGDEGAQAFAEAIRNHPCLKDLSLACNEITSVGGAYIADALQHNTSLRILWLTENKFTDDVAQSFGETLRVNQTLQHLWLVKNHITNYGANILAEALDHNTGLEELCLHNNPLTLDENEPFQMNSRIKT